The Polaribacter sp. HaHaR_3_91 genomic sequence TGTATGATTTTAGTAATAGAAAACAACATCCTTATAACGAATTTCCAGAAGGTATTGAAATTATAAATTTTGATGGAATGGACTCTGTTACTATTTCAGGAAATTATGCATTATCATATACAAACACTCAGATTTCTGAAATAAAAGGAAATGTGGTAGTTGTAAATCCTAAAGAAAATTCTAAATTAGAAACAGAACAATTATTTTGGGATCAAAATACTAAGTACTTTTTTTCAGAAAAAGCATTTACTTTAACCACTTTAAAAGATACTATATATGGTGTTGGGTTTGAGTGTAAAGAAGATTTAAGTAAGCATTTAGCAAAGAAAACAACAGGAAGATTACTAACATCAGAAGGAGAATAATATGAATACAGTTTGGAAATTTTTTCAATATGGCTATTTAGTAGTCGCTTTAATATGTTTGGTAGAAGGTTTTCTTAGTTGGGGAGCAGATAGGCAGAAATCTTATATGTTTTTTGGTGCTTCTATTTTTATTATCTTAGTTTTTTTCTTTAAAAGACATTTTAGAAAAAAAGTAGAAACTAGAAATAACCAAAAATAGATTATAAATTTCTTAATGGAAATTGAAATTATCATAATATTGACCTCTATTATTCTTTCCGCTTTCTTTTCGGGAATGGAAATAGCATTTGTTTCTGCTAATAAGCTGCATATAGAATTAGAGAAAAAAAGAGAAGGCTTTATACCTAGTGTTCTTAATAAAATTACTCAAAAATCATCAAAATTTATTACTACCATGTTAGTTGGTAATAATATTTCTTTGGTAATTTACAGTTATTATATGGGCGGATTCTTAATTAGAATTCTTCCCTTAAATACCTATAATGAGTTTACTACGCTTCTTTTACAAACAATTATATCTACCATAATAATACTAATTACTGCAGAG encodes the following:
- the lptC gene encoding LPS export ABC transporter periplasmic protein LptC; translation: MKNTEKILYKSITVLFVTVMLFSCSNNTKEVRDFLVSKNLPIGIAKDALHVYKDSGRITSKLITPLLYDFSNRKQHPYNEFPEGIEIINFDGMDSVTISGNYALSYTNTQISEIKGNVVVVNPKENSKLETEQLFWDQNTKYFFSEKAFTLTTLKDTIYGVGFECKEDLSKHLAKKTTGRLLTSEGE